One window of Phycisphaeraceae bacterium genomic DNA carries:
- the serC gene encoding 3-phosphoserine/phosphohydroxythreonine transaminase, whose protein sequence is MTTMSPAGTAPAVTKTTSGERIFNFSAGPGCLPEPVLRQIQEDVFNIKGSGIGILEHSHRAKVYDRVLAEAFEDFRKISNLPSNYHVLFMTGGATSQNFLVPANLKPQDQTADYITTGYWAEKSLEQARVYGPVHEAFTSKDKNHSYIPTDEQIKYSASPAYVHMCSNNTIFGTEWHEIAGDKNTWRERIPNVPAGVPLVCDMSSDIYSRSVDFTKYGLVYAGAQKNLGAAGTTLVVIRDDLASKKVRDLPWMLRYETFAKDESRPNTPPVFAIYVCGLVFKWILAQAQGNRHCLDVIHERNIRKAGLVYDAIDTSGGFWKGCAHPHARSLMNLTFKAPTPELDDKFCKESAAAGLDGMKGHRSAGGMRASMYNAMPEAGCKALADFMRDFAKKNG, encoded by the coding sequence ATGACCACGATGAGCCCCGCCGGGACCGCGCCGGCCGTGACCAAGACGACTTCCGGCGAGCGGATCTTCAACTTCTCCGCAGGACCCGGCTGCCTCCCCGAGCCCGTCCTCCGCCAGATTCAGGAGGATGTGTTCAACATCAAGGGCTCCGGCATCGGCATCCTCGAACACTCGCACCGCGCCAAGGTCTACGACCGGGTGCTCGCCGAAGCGTTCGAAGACTTCCGGAAGATCAGCAACCTTCCGAGCAACTACCACGTCCTCTTCATGACCGGCGGCGCGACGAGCCAGAACTTCCTCGTCCCCGCAAACCTGAAGCCCCAGGACCAGACCGCCGACTACATCACCACCGGCTACTGGGCCGAGAAGAGTCTCGAGCAGGCCAGGGTCTACGGCCCCGTGCACGAGGCCTTCACGAGCAAGGACAAGAACCACTCCTACATCCCGACGGACGAGCAGATCAAGTACTCCGCCTCGCCCGCCTACGTCCACATGTGCTCGAACAACACAATCTTCGGCACCGAGTGGCACGAGATCGCCGGTGACAAGAACACCTGGCGCGAACGCATCCCCAATGTCCCCGCGGGCGTGCCCCTCGTCTGCGACATGTCGAGCGACATCTACAGCCGCTCGGTCGACTTCACCAAGTACGGCCTTGTCTACGCAGGCGCACAGAAGAATCTCGGAGCCGCCGGCACCACGCTCGTCGTCATCCGCGACGATCTCGCCTCGAAGAAAGTCCGCGACCTTCCGTGGATGCTCAGGTACGAGACCTTCGCCAAGGACGAGAGCCGCCCCAACACGCCCCCGGTCTTTGCGATCTATGTCTGCGGCCTCGTCTTCAAGTGGATCCTCGCCCAGGCCCAGGGCAACCGCCACTGCCTCGATGTCATCCACGAGCGGAACATCAGGAAGGCCGGGCTTGTCTACGACGCGATCGACACCTCCGGCGGCTTCTGGAAGGGATGCGCCCATCCACACGCCCGCAGTCTCATGAACCTCACGTTCAAGGCCCCGACCCCAGAGCTGGACGACAAGTTCTGCAAAGAGTCGGCCGCCGCAGGGCTCGACGGCATGAAGGGCCATCGCTCCGCCGGCGGCATGCGGGCCAGCATGTACAACGCCATGCCCGAGGCAGGATGCAAGGCCCTCGCCGACTTCATGCGCGACTTTGCGAAGAAGAACGGGTGA
- a CDS encoding peptidyl-prolyl cis-trans isomerase yields the protein MRLATMGAVCIGWMFACGCADSGASSDALGREGAGLRASERTVQVSRPGETRQQPQQGGSAVPAAVLGSETYTIAQIAPYLAEAFGGLVIEEILITRTAEAELARMGRSLTAADLERERAELADALDVGRSGVNPEQAIDSVRRARGLGPERFGLLVRRTAALRKLVSDEVSVTDDEIRLAHAVRYGQKRRVRMFMAATEREAAAALAELRGLDGVSRRARFIQMAMDRSIDASGAAGGLIEPISVADPAYPLSVRTTIGSLQAGEISPVIALNPNYAIVLVEEVIPDQGVSIEAVRQSLASDLRRRQERLLMERKARAILETSSVTIIDPSLQWSWRSRESRREQ from the coding sequence ATGCGTCTGGCGACGATGGGCGCGGTCTGTATCGGCTGGATGTTTGCGTGTGGCTGTGCTGATTCCGGGGCGTCGAGCGACGCTCTGGGGCGTGAGGGGGCGGGGCTTCGCGCTTCGGAGCGGACCGTGCAGGTCTCCCGCCCGGGCGAGACGAGACAGCAGCCGCAGCAGGGAGGATCGGCAGTGCCTGCGGCGGTGCTCGGGAGCGAGACGTACACGATCGCCCAGATCGCGCCGTATCTTGCGGAGGCGTTCGGCGGGCTTGTCATTGAGGAGATCCTGATCACGCGAACCGCGGAGGCGGAGTTGGCGCGGATGGGACGCTCTCTGACTGCGGCGGACCTTGAACGCGAGCGTGCGGAGTTGGCCGATGCGCTGGATGTCGGGAGGAGCGGTGTCAACCCGGAGCAGGCGATCGATTCCGTGAGGCGGGCGCGGGGGCTCGGGCCGGAGCGATTCGGGCTGCTCGTGCGCCGGACCGCGGCCCTGCGGAAACTCGTGAGCGATGAGGTGAGCGTGACGGATGATGAGATCCGCCTGGCGCACGCCGTTCGATACGGGCAGAAGCGACGGGTTCGGATGTTCATGGCGGCGACTGAGCGCGAAGCGGCGGCTGCGCTCGCGGAGTTGCGGGGTCTTGACGGGGTGTCGCGTCGAGCCAGGTTCATCCAGATGGCCATGGACCGTTCGATCGATGCCTCGGGCGCGGCGGGGGGTCTGATCGAGCCGATCTCCGTGGCTGACCCGGCGTACCCGCTCTCGGTTCGTACCACGATCGGCTCGCTGCAGGCGGGTGAGATCAGCCCTGTGATCGCCCTGAATCCCAACTACGCGATTGTGCTCGTAGAAGAGGTGATCCCGGATCAGGGAGTCTCGATCGAGGCGGTGAGACAGTCGCTGGCATCGGACCTGCGGCGTCGGCAGGAGCGGCTGCTGATGGAGCGGAAGGCCAGGGCGATTCTGGAGACATCGAGCGTGACGATCATTGACCCATCGCTGCAATGGTCGTGGCGGAGCCGCGAGAGCCGCAGGGAGCAGTGA
- the carA gene encoding glutamine-hydrolyzing carbamoyl-phosphate synthase small subunit, whose product MTTPTSSRRSSSGSAPDRDARSTPERASRPPARLALADGSLFRGFGFGAIGRNILTTAEVVFNTAMLGYQESLTDPSYTGQILVDTFPLIGNTGTNNEDMESRRVQVSGFVIRELARQPSNFRLVQSLESFLDASGVLGIEGVDTRAITRRLRTAGAMAGALTDRADLTDAELIQAARSAPSMAGQNLVPRVGCTSGQTWSETLGEWSPDLRKETADAPLRVLALDCGAKSNILRNLADRGCEVMLVPHDITPERILELHDQGEIDGLFISNGPGDPAAVNQTIETLRAVIGSRRERELPIFGICLGHQLLSLAIGAKTYKLKFGHRGANQPVHNRTTGHVEITSQNHGFAVDPESLEAAGGEVTHLHLNDNTVAGFRVKNRPIFAVQYHPEASPGPHDASYLFDQFVNAMRQSAKVRATASKQPVV is encoded by the coding sequence ATGACAACACCCACCTCGTCTCGACGCTCCTCGTCCGGTTCCGCGCCCGACCGAGACGCCCGCTCCACGCCCGAGCGAGCATCCCGGCCACCCGCACGTCTGGCCCTTGCCGACGGGTCCCTCTTCCGGGGCTTCGGCTTCGGCGCGATCGGTCGCAACATCCTCACCACCGCCGAGGTGGTCTTCAACACCGCCATGCTCGGGTACCAGGAATCCCTGACCGACCCCTCCTACACCGGGCAGATCCTTGTGGACACATTCCCGCTGATCGGGAACACCGGCACGAACAACGAAGACATGGAATCTCGCCGCGTCCAAGTCTCAGGATTCGTCATCCGAGAACTCGCGAGGCAACCATCGAACTTCAGACTGGTGCAGTCTCTGGAGTCCTTTCTGGATGCCTCCGGCGTCCTGGGGATCGAGGGTGTTGATACGCGCGCGATCACAAGGCGCCTACGAACCGCTGGCGCGATGGCCGGTGCACTGACCGATCGCGCCGATCTCACCGACGCCGAACTCATCCAAGCCGCACGCTCCGCACCATCAATGGCGGGCCAGAATCTTGTGCCGAGGGTCGGATGCACCTCCGGTCAGACCTGGTCGGAAACGCTCGGAGAGTGGTCGCCCGATCTCCGCAAAGAGACGGCCGATGCCCCGCTCCGCGTCCTCGCACTGGACTGCGGTGCAAAGTCCAACATTCTCCGCAATCTCGCCGACCGCGGCTGCGAGGTCATGCTCGTTCCCCACGACATCACCCCAGAGCGAATCCTCGAACTCCACGATCAGGGCGAGATCGACGGACTCTTCATCTCCAACGGCCCGGGCGACCCCGCGGCCGTCAACCAGACCATCGAAACCCTTCGAGCGGTTATCGGGTCTCGCCGAGAGCGTGAGCTTCCGATCTTCGGCATCTGCCTCGGCCATCAGTTGCTCTCGCTCGCTATCGGTGCCAAGACCTACAAGCTGAAGTTTGGCCATCGCGGCGCGAACCAGCCCGTTCACAACCGAACCACCGGACACGTCGAGATCACGAGCCAGAACCACGGCTTCGCCGTTGATCCTGAATCACTCGAAGCCGCAGGAGGCGAAGTTACCCATCTTCACCTCAACGACAACACTGTCGCCGGCTTCAGGGTCAAGAACAGGCCCATCTTCGCGGTCCAGTACCATCCCGAGGCCTCGCCCGGGCCCCACGATGCCTCGTACCTCTTCGATCAGTTCGTGAACGCCATGCGTCAATCTGCGAAAGTTCGCGCAACGGCTTCGAAACAGCCCGTCGTATGA
- the priA gene encoding primosomal protein N' yields the protein MEFPLLPFTGTSDDAPSQRGMPLVRVAVERGIEGDGLTYASPWQDICVGERVVVPLARGRSRGVVVAVGGDELLEGLSRERLKELIERSGRGLPAQLVELARWIAAYYISPLGMVLSSMVPSSVKERTGSRRVEVLGRADAEVERAILAGIRFTPSVRDAWEGIVAIGPGQWPLEPRTLARTLGATMGPINKLIGAGLLVRTEREEVRARGFEPATPEAGSEERPEPNPEQSAAIDGIGAELDRFGVHLLFGVTGSGKTEVYLRLIERVIAGGRRAIVLVPEISLTPQTSRRFEARFGGKVAVLHSGLSASQRHRQWQMAMSGEAMVVVGARSAIFAPLPDLGLVVVDEEHDSSYKQDTLPRYHGRDVAIKRAQLAGCPVVLGSATPSLESWANGREGKFRLWTMRERAGAGSLPKVRIVDLASEQPWGKGGGSAGGSGRGPLMIGATLRGEIVRTLNEGGQAILLLNRRGFATFMHCPGCKWTLSCSECDAAMVLHRGRDLPKGEVVRCHHCRAERIVPSACELCGGRVLGLGAGTQRVEEEVRAVLHECMGEEGARDALLRLDADSVQNIRALHSGLERFGAGDARVLLGTQMIAKGLDFPNVRLVGVISADTALHLPDFRASERTFQLVAQVSGRAGRGAHPGRVVVQTFSPHEPAIVLAARHDFVAFAERELAARRGAGLPPEGRMARIVVRDQNHAKGQRRATDLAETLRAGADTEAGVVVEGPTPCVMARIEGWHRWELLVRSPGRRGSAGAIQRVLGGARRAGKLLSDSHTAVDVDPLTLM from the coding sequence GTGGAATTTCCCCTTTTGCCTTTCACCGGGACGAGTGATGACGCGCCGAGCCAGCGCGGCATGCCGCTGGTTCGGGTCGCGGTGGAACGTGGGATCGAGGGGGATGGGCTGACGTACGCGAGCCCGTGGCAGGACATCTGCGTGGGTGAACGCGTGGTGGTACCGCTCGCTCGGGGGCGGTCTCGCGGGGTCGTGGTCGCAGTGGGCGGCGATGAGTTGCTCGAGGGACTGAGCCGCGAGCGGTTAAAGGAGTTGATCGAGAGGTCCGGAAGGGGCCTGCCAGCCCAGTTGGTCGAATTGGCGCGTTGGATTGCGGCGTACTACATCTCGCCGCTGGGGATGGTGCTTTCGTCGATGGTTCCATCGTCGGTCAAGGAACGTACGGGATCGCGTCGGGTTGAGGTGTTGGGGCGCGCGGATGCTGAGGTGGAACGGGCCATCCTCGCGGGGATTCGGTTTACACCGAGCGTGCGGGATGCGTGGGAGGGGATCGTCGCGATCGGCCCGGGGCAGTGGCCGCTGGAACCGAGAACGCTGGCGAGAACGCTCGGAGCGACAATGGGGCCGATCAACAAACTGATCGGCGCGGGTTTGCTGGTTCGCACGGAGCGGGAAGAGGTGCGTGCACGGGGGTTTGAGCCCGCAACTCCTGAGGCCGGATCGGAAGAGCGACCAGAGCCAAACCCGGAGCAATCCGCCGCGATCGATGGGATCGGCGCGGAACTGGACCGATTCGGGGTGCATCTGCTGTTCGGGGTGACGGGATCGGGGAAGACCGAGGTCTACCTGCGGCTGATCGAGCGAGTGATTGCCGGCGGGCGGCGAGCGATCGTGCTGGTGCCCGAGATCTCGCTGACGCCGCAGACTTCGCGTCGATTTGAGGCGAGGTTCGGCGGGAAGGTCGCGGTGCTTCACTCCGGTCTGAGCGCGTCGCAGCGTCACCGGCAGTGGCAAATGGCGATGAGCGGCGAGGCGATGGTTGTCGTCGGGGCTCGTTCTGCGATCTTTGCGCCGCTTCCCGATCTTGGGCTGGTGGTCGTCGATGAGGAGCATGATTCGTCGTACAAGCAGGACACGCTCCCTCGGTATCACGGGCGGGATGTCGCGATCAAGCGGGCGCAACTGGCCGGGTGCCCGGTGGTGCTCGGCTCGGCGACACCTTCGCTTGAGAGCTGGGCGAATGGGCGCGAAGGGAAGTTCCGGCTGTGGACCATGCGAGAGCGGGCCGGGGCTGGGAGTCTGCCGAAGGTCCGCATTGTTGATCTTGCATCGGAGCAGCCATGGGGCAAGGGTGGAGGGAGCGCGGGGGGGAGCGGCCGGGGACCGCTGATGATCGGCGCGACCCTGCGCGGCGAGATCGTCCGCACACTCAACGAGGGGGGGCAGGCGATCCTGCTCCTGAATCGGCGCGGCTTCGCGACGTTCATGCACTGCCCCGGTTGCAAGTGGACACTGTCGTGCAGCGAGTGCGACGCGGCGATGGTGCTGCATCGTGGACGCGATCTGCCGAAGGGCGAGGTTGTGCGGTGCCATCACTGCAGGGCGGAGCGGATCGTGCCTTCTGCGTGCGAGCTTTGCGGGGGCCGTGTGCTGGGGCTCGGGGCGGGCACCCAGCGAGTGGAGGAGGAAGTTCGAGCCGTGTTGCATGAGTGCATGGGCGAGGAGGGGGCGCGGGATGCGCTGCTGCGGCTTGACGCGGACTCAGTCCAGAACATCAGGGCGTTGCACAGCGGGCTGGAGAGATTCGGTGCCGGGGACGCACGCGTGCTGCTCGGCACGCAGATGATTGCCAAGGGACTCGACTTCCCGAACGTGAGACTCGTGGGGGTGATCAGCGCGGACACCGCGCTGCATCTGCCTGATTTCAGGGCGTCTGAACGCACGTTCCAGCTGGTTGCCCAGGTTTCGGGGCGCGCCGGTCGAGGGGCACACCCAGGACGCGTGGTGGTGCAGACGTTCAGCCCGCACGAGCCGGCAATCGTGCTCGCGGCCAGGCACGATTTCGTCGCATTCGCGGAGCGCGAGCTTGCTGCCCGGCGCGGCGCGGGGCTTCCGCCCGAGGGTCGGATGGCCCGCATTGTCGTTCGCGATCAGAACCATGCGAAGGGACAAAGGAGGGCGACCGACCTCGCAGAGACGCTGCGAGCGGGAGCGGATACGGAAGCGGGTGTCGTTGTTGAGGGCCCGACACCGTGCGTGATGGCTCGTATCGAAGGGTGGCATCGCTGGGAGTTGCTGGTGAGATCGCCGGGGAGGCGCGGATCTGCCGGGGCAATCCAGCGTGTGCTCGGGGGTGCGAGGCGGGCGGGCAAGCTGCTGAGTGACTCGCATACTGCCGTGGATGTTGACCCTCTGACGCTCATGTGA
- a CDS encoding aminotransferase class IV has translation MRVHLNGQIVTREQARIDPFDRGFIFGDGVYEGLRTFRGRVRALDRHVRRLRESLRAARIEFDAERLGPMTDDLIRANGLADAFVYWQFTRGTPPPGQPVRARIPDNMEPTVFGYALERPSLECCTEPGITTAARVEDFRWKRGRVKAISLLGNIMGAMEARDHGADDAIFVLPGRSGSLGDGLVGEATATNVFAVLPGEGGEPRIVTPDLEGVSILAGVTRDLILEREPEIEVRDVPGAELDRATEIMLCGTNTMIASVVRLDGRQVGDGRVGPVARRLARSLVDAIGEELGVQAAVTHP, from the coding sequence ATGCGTGTGCACCTGAACGGACAGATCGTCACTCGTGAGCAGGCCCGGATCGACCCTTTCGATCGGGGCTTTATTTTCGGCGATGGTGTGTACGAGGGGCTGCGCACGTTCCGCGGGCGGGTGCGAGCCCTCGACAGGCATGTGCGTCGGTTGCGGGAGAGTCTGCGTGCGGCGCGGATCGAGTTCGATGCCGAGCGACTCGGCCCGATGACCGATGACTTGATCCGGGCGAATGGTCTCGCCGACGCCTTTGTCTATTGGCAATTCACACGCGGCACGCCGCCCCCTGGACAGCCGGTGAGGGCCAGGATTCCGGACAACATGGAGCCGACGGTGTTCGGATACGCTCTGGAGCGGCCCTCGCTCGAGTGCTGCACGGAGCCGGGGATCACGACGGCGGCTCGCGTCGAAGATTTTCGTTGGAAGCGAGGGCGTGTGAAGGCGATCTCGCTGCTCGGGAACATCATGGGGGCGATGGAAGCGAGAGATCACGGGGCGGATGATGCGATCTTTGTTCTCCCCGGCCGATCGGGATCGCTCGGCGACGGATTGGTCGGTGAGGCAACAGCGACGAATGTCTTCGCTGTTCTGCCGGGCGAGGGGGGGGAGCCACGGATCGTGACGCCTGATCTTGAGGGCGTGTCGATCCTTGCGGGTGTGACCAGGGATCTGATTCTCGAGCGTGAGCCGGAGATCGAGGTGCGTGACGTGCCGGGCGCGGAACTCGATCGCGCCACAGAGATCATGCTCTGCGGTACAAACACCATGATCGCGTCGGTTGTCCGGCTCGACGGGCGGCAGGTTGGCGATGGGCGTGTCGGCCCCGTCGCGAGGCGACTGGCCCGATCGCTCGTGGACGCGATCGGCGAAGAGCTTGGCGTGCAGGCCGCCGTAACACATCCATAG
- a CDS encoding UDP-N-acetylmuramoyl-L-alanine--D-glutamate ligase, with product MDRAMQDLSGKRFTVMGLGRFGGGIGVTRYLVSRGADVLVTDVEPAEKLASSVEKIGDLVASGRVTLRLGGHNVSDFTTCDCVVANPAVARPWENRYLRAAGAAAVPVLTEIELALAEIPRDACVVAVTGSAGKSTTSALIHHMLSGLGQRVHLGGNIGGSLLESISEIRDTDTVVLELSSFQLHWIGTAERATRFRVAVITNIEANHLDWHGTFEHYRSSKLVLLGRQREGDTAILGPGLKDCTTARGVRRIDIPEGATVSGLLIPGAHNELNAAVAIEACRTVVESKHRGLFDENRAIAAARTFAGLPHRLHHVGTIGGIRFYDDSKSTTPHATLLALGAFPVERETGRIHLIVGGYDKGQDLAPLALSTMDVKGLYTIGVTGERIASAAGAGCHPKGRVVHCGTLDRAVATIAERATEGDVVLLSPGCASWDQFENYEQRGSVFASLVRDRFGKGVAS from the coding sequence GTGGATCGAGCGATGCAGGACCTGAGCGGCAAGCGTTTCACCGTGATGGGGCTGGGCCGTTTCGGGGGCGGGATAGGCGTCACCCGTTACCTGGTCTCACGCGGAGCGGATGTGCTCGTCACAGACGTTGAGCCGGCGGAGAAGCTCGCGTCGTCTGTCGAGAAGATCGGCGATCTGGTCGCGAGCGGGCGCGTGACGCTTCGGCTTGGCGGGCACAACGTGAGCGACTTCACGACGTGCGACTGTGTCGTGGCGAACCCGGCGGTAGCTCGTCCGTGGGAGAATCGATACCTGCGTGCTGCCGGCGCGGCGGCGGTACCCGTACTGACTGAGATCGAACTGGCACTTGCCGAGATTCCCCGCGATGCGTGCGTAGTCGCCGTCACTGGCTCGGCGGGCAAGAGCACGACTTCCGCGCTGATCCACCACATGCTCAGCGGGCTTGGCCAACGGGTGCATCTGGGCGGCAACATCGGTGGATCTCTGCTCGAATCCATCTCGGAGATACGAGACACGGACACGGTTGTGCTTGAGCTCTCGAGCTTTCAGTTGCACTGGATCGGCACCGCTGAGCGTGCGACTCGGTTTCGCGTTGCGGTCATCACCAATATCGAGGCGAACCACCTTGATTGGCACGGCACCTTTGAGCACTACCGTTCGAGTAAGCTGGTTCTGCTCGGGCGCCAGCGTGAGGGAGACACCGCGATCCTCGGTCCGGGGCTGAAAGACTGCACGACGGCACGGGGCGTGCGACGGATCGACATCCCCGAGGGGGCGACCGTGAGCGGCCTGTTGATTCCGGGAGCGCACAACGAGCTCAATGCCGCGGTAGCGATCGAGGCATGTCGAACCGTTGTCGAATCGAAGCATCGTGGTTTGTTCGATGAGAACCGGGCAATCGCTGCGGCACGCACGTTCGCCGGACTCCCCCACCGCTTGCACCATGTCGGGACAATCGGCGGCATTCGGTTCTATGACGATTCCAAGTCCACTACGCCACACGCGACGCTTCTCGCGCTCGGGGCGTTTCCCGTCGAGCGTGAGACGGGACGCATTCACTTGATCGTGGGCGGTTACGACAAGGGGCAGGATCTCGCCCCGCTGGCGCTCTCGACCATGGACGTGAAGGGTCTCTACACGATCGGTGTGACGGGAGAACGGATCGCGAGCGCGGCGGGTGCTGGATGTCACCCGAAGGGACGAGTCGTTCACTGCGGCACACTCGACCGCGCGGTCGCAACGATCGCAGAGAGAGCGACCGAAGGGGATGTGGTGCTGCTCAGTCCCGGATGTGCATCGTGGGATCAATTTGAGAATTATGAGCAAAGGGGTTCGGTCTTCGCTTCTCTTGTGCGAGACAGGTTCGGCAAGGGAGTGGCATCATGA
- a CDS encoding trypsin-like peptidase domain-containing protein, producing MRRFVALGPAVVVLLAAVALMFVGPTVVRRMSLAATIGKAQGARVALEAEESLERLNRSVEQVATAVMPSLVHIDVDIPSSESRRGRASSGSGWVWDLQGHIVTNAHVVRGATFIRIQTSDGRITPAEILKADTYTDIAVLRPASTEGLLPIARATGLEPRIGQRVFAFGSPFGFKFSMSEGIVSGLGRDPLNDEPTGMTNYIQTDAAVNPGNSGGPLVDYRARLIGMNVAIATGAGTQNLLQGQSAGISFAIPLSTIEPIVSQMVKGQDVTRGYLGITIPANEEPIISDAGFIGTGVRIPRVEQEGPAARAGIRSGDIITHFNQAPIRNPAMLRSSIGSMSPGQRATVRVWRDGAPLDLEVLVGEFPQAVLAGQSVFPALIRYGMRLGQDRTGVFINAVLPGSTADDAGFLENARLSEVAGRPVRSIDDAHVALMRADFLLGKPVVVSLSGPDGAETRSLIMQLGR from the coding sequence ATGCGTCGTTTCGTTGCTCTTGGTCCGGCTGTTGTGGTGCTGCTCGCGGCGGTCGCCCTGATGTTCGTCGGGCCGACAGTCGTCCGACGCATGTCGCTCGCTGCCACCATCGGGAAAGCGCAGGGCGCACGCGTCGCCCTCGAAGCCGAAGAGTCTCTCGAGCGTCTGAACCGGTCCGTCGAGCAGGTCGCAACCGCGGTCATGCCTTCCCTTGTCCACATCGATGTGGATATCCCGTCCAGCGAATCACGACGCGGTCGCGCCTCTTCGGGTTCGGGATGGGTCTGGGATCTACAAGGCCACATCGTGACCAACGCGCACGTCGTCCGGGGTGCAACGTTCATCCGTATCCAGACGAGCGACGGGCGCATCACCCCTGCGGAGATTCTGAAGGCCGACACCTACACCGACATCGCCGTGCTCCGACCCGCATCGACCGAGGGGCTGCTCCCGATCGCCCGCGCGACGGGGCTCGAACCGAGAATCGGCCAGCGCGTCTTCGCGTTCGGGTCTCCATTCGGCTTCAAGTTCTCGATGTCGGAGGGCATCGTCTCGGGGTTGGGCCGTGATCCGCTCAACGACGAGCCGACAGGCATGACAAATTACATTCAGACAGATGCAGCGGTGAACCCCGGGAACTCCGGCGGCCCACTCGTGGATTACCGCGCTCGTCTGATCGGCATGAACGTCGCGATCGCCACCGGCGCAGGAACCCAGAACCTCCTGCAGGGACAGTCGGCGGGAATCTCGTTCGCCATCCCGCTTTCAACCATCGAGCCGATCGTGTCGCAGATGGTCAAAGGACAAGATGTCACGCGCGGCTACCTCGGCATCACGATTCCTGCAAACGAGGAGCCGATCATTTCCGATGCGGGCTTCATCGGAACCGGCGTGCGAATCCCCCGCGTTGAGCAGGAAGGTCCGGCCGCACGAGCTGGGATCCGATCGGGCGACATCATCACGCACTTCAATCAGGCGCCGATCCGGAATCCAGCCATGCTTCGATCGAGCATCGGCTCGATGTCCCCCGGTCAGCGTGCGACCGTGAGGGTCTGGCGAGACGGAGCACCTCTCGATCTTGAGGTGCTTGTCGGGGAGTTCCCGCAGGCCGTGCTCGCAGGACAATCGGTCTTCCCCGCTCTGATCCGCTACGGCATGCGCCTCGGCCAGGACCGAACCGGCGTGTTCATCAATGCTGTGCTTCCCGGTTCAACCGCGGACGACGCGGGGTTTCTCGAGAACGCCCGATTGAGCGAAGTCGCCGGCCGACCGGTGCGCTCCATCGACGACGCGCATGTCGCACTCATGCGTGCCGACTTCCTGCTCGGGAAACCGGTCGTTGTTTCGCTCTCCGGCCCCGACGGTGCCGAGACGCGCTCACTCATCATGCAGCTCGGCCGCTGA
- the panB gene encoding 3-methyl-2-oxobutanoate hydroxymethyltransferase produces the protein MSKSPPMPPPGEDPETKGPPSEEADPKSARRPRPKAGAGPTARPAVTIRTIKRMALAGEKFSCLTCYDATTARWLERAGVHILLVGDTASEMILGFDRTIDMPLDVLLALTAAVKRGAPNTMVMGDMPFMSYQADESSALRNAARFLTEGRADAVKIEADASYAPLVSKMARAGIPVVAHVGSKPQQAMLSGGYASKGRTAEEAAQVVLDAVALERAGAIMLLVEAVPDEVSAEILARTSVPLIGIGAGVACHGQVLVLHDLIGLTDAPPRFAASVASLGAAIEEAGKEWVERVAASRIGGMRYTMKPGETQRLREILSSGLAPADSDEKRV, from the coding sequence GTGAGCAAGAGCCCCCCGATGCCGCCCCCCGGCGAAGATCCCGAGACCAAGGGTCCTCCCTCCGAAGAGGCGGATCCAAAGTCTGCCCGTCGCCCCCGTCCGAAGGCAGGGGCCGGGCCGACGGCGCGCCCCGCCGTCACGATTCGCACGATCAAGCGAATGGCCCTCGCCGGCGAGAAGTTCTCGTGCCTCACATGCTACGACGCGACCACCGCACGCTGGCTCGAACGTGCGGGTGTGCACATCCTGCTCGTCGGCGATACCGCGTCAGAGATGATTCTCGGCTTCGATCGCACGATCGACATGCCCCTCGACGTGCTGCTCGCGCTGACCGCCGCCGTCAAACGCGGAGCCCCCAACACGATGGTCATGGGCGACATGCCCTTCATGTCGTACCAGGCCGACGAGTCTTCGGCTCTCCGAAATGCGGCCCGATTTCTGACCGAGGGCCGCGCAGATGCCGTCAAGATCGAGGCGGACGCCAGCTACGCTCCTCTCGTCTCGAAGATGGCCCGGGCCGGGATTCCCGTGGTTGCACATGTCGGATCGAAACCTCAGCAGGCCATGCTCTCCGGCGGTTACGCCTCGAAAGGTCGCACCGCGGAAGAAGCCGCTCAGGTCGTTCTCGACGCGGTGGCGCTCGAGCGAGCCGGCGCGATCATGCTTCTGGTCGAGGCCGTGCCCGACGAGGTATCAGCAGAGATACTCGCCCGCACCTCCGTTCCGCTGATCGGCATCGGGGCTGGCGTCGCCTGTCACGGCCAGGTACTTGTGCTCCACGATCTCATCGGGCTGACCGATGCGCCGCCCAGATTTGCCGCATCGGTCGCTTCGCTCGGTGCCGCCATCGAAGAAGCAGGAAAGGAGTGGGTCGAGCGGGTTGCCGCATCCAGAATCGGCGGCATGCGATACACAATGAAGCCCGGCGAGACGCAGCGACTGCGAGAGATTCTCAGCTCGGGCCTCGCCCCCGCCGACTCTGACGAGAAACGCGTCTGA